From Geomonas agri, one genomic window encodes:
- a CDS encoding YybH family protein — protein sequence MLRALSQFYEALNSRDMELMSQNWLQGDEAAMDNPLGGIKRGWEEIRSVYERLFGSASDYYFEFYDYTLHDAGELFYVVGRERGTFKTGDIVLEMRIRTSRIFRLINGQWRQVHHHGSIEEPELLTSYQQAVLGRREADREHH from the coding sequence ATGCTGAGAGCCCTGTCGCAGTTTTATGAGGCCCTTAATTCAAGGGACATGGAACTGATGTCCCAGAACTGGCTGCAAGGTGACGAAGCAGCAATGGACAATCCACTCGGTGGGATCAAGAGAGGCTGGGAGGAGATAAGGTCTGTCTACGAGCGGCTCTTTGGGAGCGCTTCCGACTATTACTTCGAGTTTTACGACTACACCCTGCACGATGCAGGCGAATTGTTTTACGTTGTCGGCCGTGAACGCGGTACTTTCAAGACCGGGGATATCGTTCTTGAAATGCGGATTCGCACAAGCAGAATCTTTAGACTGATCAACGGACAATGGCGCCAGGTACACCACCACGGTTCCATCGAAGAACCGGAGTTACTGACCAGCTATCAGCAGGCTGTGCTTGGAAGAAGGGAGGCGGACCGTGAACACCATTGA
- a CDS encoding homocysteine S-methyltransferase family protein gives MNTIDAFLSRYPFILGEGAVIERLRRMKGLELDPFVVNSAFIYDDDKRRALEGICREYLDIGCQAGLPLLMSTPTWRASRERIAAAGLDGTDLNGDNAAFLEGLRQSYQGYADKILICGLMSCKGDAYHPDEALPENQAAEYHAWQAEKLAATKVDFLLAATLPALSEATGLALALAQTGKPYIVSFVVRPTGTLLDGTPLKEAIAAIDAVANPKPLAFMINCTHVTFARSALLHETNSSAEVRQRVIGLLANTAALSPEDLDNSSALVEEEPDAFGISVAAMGTELGLKILGGCCGTDGRHQSALATRLRSATPSS, from the coding sequence GTGAACACCATTGACGCCTTTCTTAGCCGATACCCCTTCATCCTTGGCGAGGGTGCCGTTATCGAGCGCCTGCGCCGCATGAAGGGATTGGAGCTTGATCCTTTCGTCGTGAACTCGGCTTTTATCTATGATGATGACAAGCGAAGGGCGCTGGAGGGGATCTGCCGGGAGTACCTGGACATCGGCTGCCAAGCCGGGCTGCCTCTCCTCATGTCTACACCGACATGGCGGGCGAGCAGGGAGCGGATCGCCGCGGCCGGTCTCGATGGCACCGACCTCAACGGCGACAACGCGGCTTTTCTGGAAGGTCTGAGACAGAGCTACCAGGGATATGCCGACAAGATCCTCATCTGCGGGTTGATGAGTTGTAAAGGTGACGCGTACCACCCCGACGAGGCTCTCCCGGAAAACCAGGCCGCGGAATATCATGCGTGGCAGGCGGAAAAACTTGCGGCGACGAAGGTGGACTTTCTCCTGGCGGCCACGCTGCCGGCTCTGAGTGAAGCCACCGGCCTTGCCTTGGCGCTGGCGCAGACGGGAAAACCTTACATCGTGAGTTTCGTGGTCCGACCGACCGGCACCCTCCTCGATGGCACGCCGCTAAAGGAAGCCATCGCGGCAATCGACGCCGTAGCCAATCCCAAACCGCTCGCGTTCATGATCAATTGCACCCATGTCACCTTTGCCAGATCTGCGCTACTGCATGAGACCAATTCGTCTGCAGAAGTGCGCCAGCGAGTCATCGGTCTTCTGGCCAATACGGCGGCTCTCAGCCCGGAAGACTTGGACAACAGCTCTGCTCTCGTGGAGGAGGAACCGGATGCATTTGGAATATCCGTGGCCGCCATGGGCACGGAGCTCGGACTGAAGATCCTTGGCGGGTGCTGCGGAACGGATGGCCGCCATCAGTCTGCACTGGCCACACGACTGCGATCTGCCACGCCTTCCTCCTGA